A window of the Helianthus annuus cultivar XRQ/B chromosome 4, HanXRQr2.0-SUNRISE, whole genome shotgun sequence genome harbors these coding sequences:
- the LOC110932842 gene encoding uncharacterized protein LOC110932842 produces MVVFVRSRCEVEDQVMFATGLLQLQAKDWWDVHSKELGDDKVQTLTWQEFKEPFLKYHSPQSALDKIQEDFLRLRQKDETTDKITNKFLEKVKFCGEIAGTERDREIELRRQVERGEKRVAEKPTNPSPSKKARFQDQIKKGRTGSGIPTCKTCGKHHSGECLLGKKGCYKCGQEGHPYYKCPENSKTCYNCHQEGHTRAECPKLQSGAKKDGKKDESSKARGRMFQLTAD; encoded by the exons ATGGTAGTGTTTGTAAGAAGTAGATGTGAAGtggaggatcaagtgatgtttgCTACGGGCCTCCTACAACTCCAAGCAAAGGATTGGTGGGACGTACATTCGAAGGAATTGGGGGATGACAAGGTACAAACGTTAACATGGCAAGAGTTCAAGGAGCCATTTCTGAAATATCATAGCCCACAATCCGCACTTGATAAGATTCAAGAAGACTTCCTACGTCTTCGACAAAAGGatgaaacgactgacaaaataaCGAATAAGTTCCTCGAGAAGGTGAAATTTTGTGGGGAGATAGCGGGGACTGAGAG AGATAGGGAGATTGAGTTAAGAAGGCAGGTGGAACGAGGAGAGAAAAGGGTGGCCGAGAAGCCTACCAACCCAAGCCCATCGAAAAAGGCAAGATTCCAGGATCAGATCAAGAAAGGGAGGACAGGTAGCGGAATCCCGACTTGCAAGACATGCGGGAAGCATCATTCGGGCGAATGTTTGTTGGGTAAGAAAGGGTGCTACAAATGTGGGCAAGAGGGGCATCCGTATTATAAGTGCCCCGAAAATTCTAAGACGTGCTATAATTGTCATCAAGAAGGGCACACTAGAGCAGAATGTCCGAAACTCCAATCAGGGGCAAAGAAAGATGGAAAGAAGGATGAGTCTTCCAAGGCTCGTGGGAGGATGTTCCAGTTAACCGCGGATTAA